The following coding sequences lie in one Arachis hypogaea cultivar Tifrunner chromosome 9, arahy.Tifrunner.gnm2.J5K5, whole genome shotgun sequence genomic window:
- the LOC112710800 gene encoding uncharacterized protein has translation MADAKTQFESVRKWVVEHKLRTVGCLWLSGISGSIAYNWSRPNMKTSVKIIHARLHAQALTLAALAGAAVVEYYDHKMSDKAAEQRR, from the exons ATGGCTGATGCTAAGACCCAATTTGAATCTGTAAGGAAGTGGGTCGTCGAGCACAAGCTCCGTACTGTTG GGTGTTTGTGGCTTAGCGGCATCTCGGGTTCAATTGCGTACAATTGGTCTCGACCTAACATGAAAACCAGTGTTAAGATCATTCACGCCAG GTTGCATGCACAGGCTCTTACGCTGGCTGCGTTAGCCGGTGCAGCAGTAGTGGAGTACTATGATCATAAGATGAGCGATAAGGCTGCAGAGCAACGACGATGA
- the LOC112709060 gene encoding protein FAR1-RELATED SEQUENCE 5-like isoform X1, whose product MDVEFDWLPKLGKTFNTVEEAWQFWIDYGGRMGFGVRKQYSNKNADGKILSLRFVCAKEGVRKSDKRDSLTVIPRLETRTNCGVKLGIRYIKGIEKYEIHDFFSEHNHPLHLSHTTHMLTCQRKISQVQTQEIEMADDSGITQRASFELMSRQVGGRENIGYTRLDQKNYLRTKRMKSMAYGEAGSLLAYFQQESLENPSFSHAIQLDLEEQITNIFWADAKMIMDYEYFGDVVTLDTTYSTNNACRPLAVFAGFNHFRGVVIFGAALLYDESSDSFEWLFRVFLKTHKNKKPRTIFTDQAAAMANGLAKVMPKTYHALCSWHLMQNGIKHLGNLMKNGSYFLQDFKACMYEYVDETNFKEAWDKLLDDYDLKENKWLMNLYKLKEKWARCYMNNAFTIGMRSTQLSESLNADLKNCMKPNLNIIQFFNHFERVVNDKRYNELQGEFQSRQKLPRLKMVSSPLLQQVSEVYTLPLFNLFQEEYDKYSAACIREVNDRGFVYEYVVALCNENKEFKVTFDPSLSSISCNCRKFETFGILCCHAIKVLDVKDIKLLPEQYILKRWTRGAMRRLVKDMHGRIVEEDTCLTSTQWFKQTCPKLVRTVTQASDCKEARVFVEKAVEELSKKVDDICKLNLGLEINDTDSSLPIQCTNLQLLEVRGLKRRNGVRNFRRRPKSWVEKQPKNKKNQFSNTSQQQKQDKVIKLNGSISQLDEHGFNRLLMEPLDVFLQPNTFVNHQESL is encoded by the exons ATGGATGTAGAATTTGATTGGCTACCTAAATTGGGCAAAACTTTTAACACTGTGGAAGAGGCATGGCAATTTTGGATTGATTATGGTGGGAGGATGGGATTTGGTGTCCGCAAGCAATATTCTAACAAAAATGCAGATGGAAAAATTCTAAGTCTTAGATTCGTCTGTGCCAAAGAAGGTGTTCGTAAATCAGACAAAAGAGATTCTTTGACGGTCATTCCTAGACTTGAAACAAGGACTAATTGTGGTGTAAAATTAGGAATCAGATATATTAAAGGCATTGAAAAATATGAGATTCATGATTTTTTCAGTGAGCATAATCATCCTTTGCATCTTTCACATACAACTCACATGTTAACATGTCAACGGAAAATATCTCAGGTTCAAactcaagaaattgaaatggcagaTGACTCCGGAATCACACAACGGGCTTCATTTGAATTGATGAGCAGACAAGTTGGTGGAAGAGAAAATATTGGTTATACACGTTTAGACCAAAAAAATTATCTTCGTACCAAAAGAATGAAAAGCATGGCATACGGGGAGGCAGGCAGCTTGTTAGCATATTTTCAAcaagaatctctagaaaatccatCATTCAGTCATGCTATTCAATTAGATTTAGAAGAACAAATAACGAATATTTTTTGGGCTGATGCAAAAATGATCATGGATTATGAATATTTTGGTGATGTGGTTACTCTTGACACTACATATAGTACTAATAATGCTTGTAGGCCTTTGGCTGTATTTGCAGGATTTAATCACTTTAGAGGGGTAGTGATATTTGGAGCTGCACTTCTTTATGACGAGAGTTCAGATTCATTTGAATGGCTGTTTAGAGTGTTTTTGAAGACACACAAAAACAAGAAGCCTCGAACTATTTTCACAGATCAAGCTGCTGCAATGGCTAATGGTTTGGCTAAGGTAATGCCTAAAACATATCATGCTTTATGTTCTTGGCATTTGATGCAAAATGGCATAAAACATCTTGgtaatttgatgaagaatggttCTTATTTTCTGCAAGACTTTAAAGCATGTATGTATGAATATGTAGATGAAACTAATTtcaaagaagcatgggataaatTATTAGATGACTATGATCttaaggaaaataagtggttgatGAACTTGTATAAATTAAAGGAGAAGTGGGCAAGATGCTATATGAACAATGCATTTACTATTGGCATGCGGAGTACACAGCTTAGTGAAAGTTTGAATGCAGATCTCAAAAATTGTATGAAACCAAACCTAAACATCATTCAATTTTTCAATCACTTTGAAAGAGTTGTCAATGATAAGAGATACAATGAGCTACAAGGAGAATTTCAATCCAGACAGAAGTTACCCAGGTTGAAGATGGTAAGTTCACCACTATTGCAACAAGTTTCTGAAGTATATACCTTGCCATTGTTTAATCTTTTTCAAGAGGAGTATGACAAATATTCTGCAGCTTGCATAAGAGAAGTAAATGATAGAGGCTTTGTTTATGAATATGTGGTTGCATTGTGCAATGAGAATAAAGAGTTTAAAGTAACATTTGATCCTTCTTTGAGCTCAATTTCATGTAATTGTAGAAAGTTTGAGACTTTTGGCATTTTGTGTTGTCATGCAATCAAAGTTTTAGATGTTAAAGATATTAAATTACTGCCTGAACAGTATATTTTGAAGAGGTGGACAAGAGGAGCAATGAGGAGATTAGTAAAAGATATGCATGGAAGAATAGTTGAAGAAGATACTTGTCTTACTAGCACACAATGGTTTAAGCAAACCTGTCCTAAGTTAGTAAGAACAGTCACACAAGCCTCTGATTGTAAAGAAGCACGTGTCTTTGTGGAAAAAGCTGTGGAGGAGTTAAGTAAAAAGGTTGATGATATCTGCAAACTAAATTTGGGATTAGAAATCAACGATACTGATTCTTCCCTCCCAATTCAATGTACAAACCTTCAACTCTTGGAAGTCAGaggtttgaaaagaagaaatggcGTGAGAAATTTTAGAAGGCGTCCAAAAAGTTGGGTTGAAAAACAACCCAAAAATAAGAAGAATCAATTTAGCAACACTTCACAACAACAAAAACAAGACAAG GTCATTAAGCTTAATGGTTCAATATCTCAATTAGATGAGCATGGTTTTAATAGGCTATTAATG GAACCGTTGGATGTATTTCTTCAACCAAATACATTTGTGAACCATCAAGAAAGTTTATAA
- the LOC112709060 gene encoding protein FAR1-RELATED SEQUENCE 5-like isoform X2: MDVEFDWLPKLGKTFNTVEEAWQFWIDYGGRMGFGVRKQYSNKNADGKILSLRFVCAKEGVRKSDKRDSLTVIPRLETRTNCGVKLGIRYIKGIEKYEIHDFFSEHNHPLHLSHTTHMLTCQRKISQVQTQEIEMADDSGITQRASFELMSRQVGGRENIGYTRLDQKNYLRTKRMKSMAYGEAGSLLAYFQQESLENPSFSHAIQLDLEEQITNIFWADAKMIMDYEYFGDVVTLDTTYSTNNACRPLAVFAGFNHFRGVVIFGAALLYDESSDSFEWLFRVFLKTHKNKKPRTIFTDQAAAMANGLAKYILKRWTRGAMRRLVKDMHGRIVEEDTCLTSTQWFKQTCPKLVRTVTQASDCKEARVFVEKAVEELSKKVDDICKLNLGLEINDTDSSLPIQCTNLQLLEVRGLKRRNGVRNFRRRPKSWVEKQPKNKKNQFSNTSQQQKQDKVIKLNGSISQLDEHGFNRLLMEPLDVFLQPNTFVNHQESL, translated from the exons ATGGATGTAGAATTTGATTGGCTACCTAAATTGGGCAAAACTTTTAACACTGTGGAAGAGGCATGGCAATTTTGGATTGATTATGGTGGGAGGATGGGATTTGGTGTCCGCAAGCAATATTCTAACAAAAATGCAGATGGAAAAATTCTAAGTCTTAGATTCGTCTGTGCCAAAGAAGGTGTTCGTAAATCAGACAAAAGAGATTCTTTGACGGTCATTCCTAGACTTGAAACAAGGACTAATTGTGGTGTAAAATTAGGAATCAGATATATTAAAGGCATTGAAAAATATGAGATTCATGATTTTTTCAGTGAGCATAATCATCCTTTGCATCTTTCACATACAACTCACATGTTAACATGTCAACGGAAAATATCTCAGGTTCAAactcaagaaattgaaatggcagaTGACTCCGGAATCACACAACGGGCTTCATTTGAATTGATGAGCAGACAAGTTGGTGGAAGAGAAAATATTGGTTATACACGTTTAGACCAAAAAAATTATCTTCGTACCAAAAGAATGAAAAGCATGGCATACGGGGAGGCAGGCAGCTTGTTAGCATATTTTCAAcaagaatctctagaaaatccatCATTCAGTCATGCTATTCAATTAGATTTAGAAGAACAAATAACGAATATTTTTTGGGCTGATGCAAAAATGATCATGGATTATGAATATTTTGGTGATGTGGTTACTCTTGACACTACATATAGTACTAATAATGCTTGTAGGCCTTTGGCTGTATTTGCAGGATTTAATCACTTTAGAGGGGTAGTGATATTTGGAGCTGCACTTCTTTATGACGAGAGTTCAGATTCATTTGAATGGCTGTTTAGAGTGTTTTTGAAGACACACAAAAACAAGAAGCCTCGAACTATTTTCACAGATCAAGCTGCTGCAATGGCTAATGGTTTGGCTAAG TATATTTTGAAGAGGTGGACAAGAGGAGCAATGAGGAGATTAGTAAAAGATATGCATGGAAGAATAGTTGAAGAAGATACTTGTCTTACTAGCACACAATGGTTTAAGCAAACCTGTCCTAAGTTAGTAAGAACAGTCACACAAGCCTCTGATTGTAAAGAAGCACGTGTCTTTGTGGAAAAAGCTGTGGAGGAGTTAAGTAAAAAGGTTGATGATATCTGCAAACTAAATTTGGGATTAGAAATCAACGATACTGATTCTTCCCTCCCAATTCAATGTACAAACCTTCAACTCTTGGAAGTCAGaggtttgaaaagaagaaatggcGTGAGAAATTTTAGAAGGCGTCCAAAAAGTTGGGTTGAAAAACAACCCAAAAATAAGAAGAATCAATTTAGCAACACTTCACAACAACAAAAACAAGACAAG GTCATTAAGCTTAATGGTTCAATATCTCAATTAGATGAGCATGGTTTTAATAGGCTATTAATG GAACCGTTGGATGTATTTCTTCAACCAAATACATTTGTGAACCATCAAGAAAGTTTATAA